A genomic segment from Candidatus Methylomirabilota bacterium encodes:
- a CDS encoding sugar ABC transporter permease — protein sequence MKNPIAGGAGGAAGVEVALPHPRTSKVQARTLLENERLLAALLLAPAVLLLGTFIAYPFVMGVWLSLSSTTVGTAGTFVGLKNFGKVWNDSIFREAFWNTGFYTFWATVFKLTLGMWLAVLLNRHFRGKRLVRASMLLPFIVPTVLSTFAWRWMFDPTFSVLNWSLYKLGFITTKLPFLSDGAWGLWCAIVVNTWRGMPFFAITLLAGLQTINPDLHEAASLDGANGWKRFWHVTWPLLKPVTLVVVVFSVIQTFSDFQLIYVLTGGGPANSTHLIATYAYQIGVATGLLGEGAAISLTMLPVLFIVVWLQLRYLRRLENA from the coding sequence GTGAAGAATCCCATCGCGGGGGGAGCGGGCGGCGCCGCCGGTGTCGAGGTGGCGCTGCCCCATCCCCGCACCTCCAAGGTCCAGGCGCGCACGCTCTTGGAAAACGAGCGCTTGCTGGCCGCCCTCCTGCTGGCCCCGGCCGTCCTCCTGCTCGGCACGTTCATCGCCTACCCCTTCGTCATGGGCGTCTGGCTGTCGCTATCGAGCACCACCGTCGGCACTGCGGGGACGTTCGTCGGGCTCAAGAACTTCGGGAAGGTGTGGAACGACTCCATCTTTCGGGAGGCCTTCTGGAACACCGGCTTCTATACCTTCTGGGCCACTGTCTTCAAGCTCACCCTCGGCATGTGGCTGGCCGTCCTCCTCAACCGCCACTTCCGGGGCAAGCGGCTGGTCCGGGCCTCCATGCTGCTGCCGTTCATCGTCCCCACCGTGCTATCGACCTTCGCCTGGCGGTGGATGTTCGACCCCACGTTCAGCGTGCTGAACTGGAGCCTCTACAAGCTCGGATTCATCACCACCAAGCTGCCGTTCCTCTCCGACGGGGCCTGGGGGCTCTGGTGCGCCATCGTGGTGAACACGTGGCGGGGCATGCCGTTCTTCGCCATCACGCTGCTGGCTGGGCTGCAGACCATCAACCCCGACCTCCACGAGGCAGCCTCCCTCGACGGCGCCAACGGCTGGAAGCGGTTCTGGCATGTCACCTGGCCGCTGCTCAAGCCCGTCACGCTGGTGGTGGTGGTGTTCTCGGTGATCCAGACCTTCTCGGATTTCCAACTCATCTACGTGCTGACCGGCGGCGGGCCGGCCAACTCCACCCACCTGATTGCGACCTACGCCTACCAGATCGGCGTGGCCACCGGGCTCCTGGGCGAGGGCGCCGCCATCTCGCTGACGATGCTCCCGGTCCTCTTCATCGTCGTGTGGCTGCAGCTCCGCTACCTCCGCCGCCTGGAAAACGCCTGA
- a CDS encoding ABC transporter substrate-binding protein has protein sequence MRRGLVALALVLGGLAAGSARAAGPVVLGEINPRTGLLAVQGTAIHQDILLAVEEANARGGLAGRRIELHSRDDEGAPQRAIAAAEELASRQGAVALIGGYVDSLVGPIAEVADRTRIPYLATASLDERLTRRGNRWFFRISSPAPYVAATVGIVLDVFKPRAVAIFHSSTPGATQIARRQKEALEQKGVAVPVLEPFAPGLSDFTPLLARLRDRGAEVLLSDTFFADHLLLTRQMAQSGITLKAFLGAFGMEFPAVIRELGPASEGLFGTTSWLPGIYLGGREAESAAFVAAFTARFGGEPAPLTMHGYAAARALLAAIEGVVTAGREPTGPAVRDALARVDVETPLGRVKFGATGEPLFYERVVVQIQNGRHVVVYPRERATAAARYTAR, from the coding sequence ATGCGCCGTGGCCTCGTGGCGCTGGCGCTCGTCCTGGGCGGGCTCGCCGCCGGATCGGCGCGCGCGGCCGGGCCCGTCGTCCTCGGCGAGATCAACCCCCGCACCGGCCTGCTCGCCGTCCAGGGCACCGCGATCCACCAGGACATCCTGCTCGCCGTCGAGGAGGCCAACGCGCGCGGCGGGCTTGCCGGCCGGCGGATCGAGCTTCACTCCCGCGACGACGAGGGCGCGCCCCAGCGGGCCATCGCGGCCGCCGAGGAGCTGGCGTCGAGGCAGGGCGCGGTCGCGCTGATCGGCGGTTACGTCGACAGCCTGGTGGGCCCGATCGCCGAGGTGGCCGACCGGACCCGCATCCCCTACCTCGCCACGGCCTCCCTCGACGAGCGCCTCACCCGGCGCGGAAACCGCTGGTTTTTCCGGATCTCGAGCCCGGCGCCCTACGTCGCCGCCACCGTCGGCATCGTCCTCGACGTCTTCAAGCCCCGCGCGGTGGCGATCTTCCACTCGTCCACGCCGGGGGCGACCCAGATCGCGCGGCGCCAGAAGGAGGCGCTGGAGCAGAAGGGCGTGGCGGTCCCCGTCCTCGAGCCGTTCGCGCCGGGGCTCTCCGACTTCACGCCGCTGCTCGCGCGGCTGCGCGACCGGGGCGCCGAGGTCCTGCTCTCCGACACGTTCTTCGCCGACCACCTGCTCCTGACCCGGCAGATGGCGCAGTCCGGGATCACGCTCAAGGCCTTCCTCGGCGCCTTCGGGATGGAGTTCCCCGCGGTGATCCGCGAGCTCGGGCCGGCCAGCGAGGGCCTCTTCGGCACCACGTCCTGGCTGCCGGGAATTTACCTCGGCGGGCGCGAGGCGGAGTCGGCCGCCTTCGTCGCCGCCTTCACGGCGCGCTTCGGCGGCGAGCCGGCGCCGCTGACCATGCACGGGTACGCGGCGGCCCGCGCGCTGCTCGCCGCGATCGAGGGCGTGGTCACGGCCGGCCGCGAGCCCACCGGCCCGGCCGTCCGCGACGCGCTGGCCCGCGTCGACGTGGAGACGCCGCTCGGCCGGGTGAAGTTCGGCGCGACGGGCGAGCCGCTCTTCTACGAGCGCGTGGTCGTGCAGATCCAGAACGGCCGGCACGTGGTCGTCTATCCGCGCGAGCGGGCGACCGCGGCCGCGCGGTACACCGCCCGCTGA
- a CDS encoding extracellular solute-binding protein, with product MERRDFLKSAGIAGILAAGRAPAFAQGSRLHVLRWVDFIPACDVELKRQAPEASKALGAEVQFEFINANDLQPRITAAIQSRSGPDIIMMLHNWPHLYQSGLVDVTDLGEWQGKDQGAYYAQSEAAARDGKRWLALPHGIVGLQMAYRKSWFDEVGATSWPKTLEELRQVGMKLKKKGKPVGQTLGHTFGDAPAWSYPLMWNYGAAEVDKSGKKVVLDTKEAVESLKFMQAFWKDACDEGGLAWDDTNNNRAFLAGDISCTLNGASIYIAAKRGQDKIKDDRGEPMVRDIQHGPIPAGPAGSWGYHVAFSHAVMKYSKNEKLAKDFLKWLHGKEQFGKWFEVAEGFSVGSTKHWEKHPLWDRIDPPMKGYRTAAGASRMIGYAGPPSARATEVYSKYIIVDMYAKAVQGMKAEDAVKWAADQLKKIYG from the coding sequence ATGGAGCGGAGAGATTTCCTCAAGAGCGCCGGCATCGCGGGCATCCTGGCGGCCGGGCGGGCGCCGGCCTTCGCGCAGGGAAGCCGACTGCACGTCCTGCGCTGGGTGGACTTCATCCCCGCCTGCGATGTGGAGCTCAAGCGCCAGGCGCCGGAGGCGTCCAAGGCGCTGGGGGCCGAGGTGCAGTTCGAGTTCATCAACGCCAACGACCTGCAGCCGCGGATCACGGCCGCCATCCAGTCGCGCAGCGGGCCCGACATCATCATGATGCTGCACAACTGGCCCCACCTCTACCAGAGCGGCCTCGTCGACGTCACCGACCTGGGCGAGTGGCAGGGCAAGGACCAGGGCGCTTACTACGCGCAGTCGGAGGCGGCCGCCAGGGACGGCAAGCGCTGGCTGGCCCTGCCCCACGGCATTGTCGGCCTGCAGATGGCCTACCGGAAATCGTGGTTCGACGAGGTTGGCGCCACGTCCTGGCCGAAGACGCTGGAGGAGCTCAGGCAGGTCGGCATGAAGCTCAAGAAGAAGGGCAAGCCGGTCGGCCAGACCCTCGGCCACACCTTCGGCGACGCGCCGGCCTGGTCCTATCCGCTCATGTGGAACTACGGCGCCGCCGAGGTCGACAAATCCGGCAAGAAAGTCGTCCTCGACACCAAGGAGGCTGTGGAGTCGTTGAAGTTCATGCAGGCCTTCTGGAAGGACGCCTGCGATGAGGGCGGGCTGGCCTGGGACGACACCAACAACAACCGCGCCTTCCTGGCCGGCGACATCTCGTGCACGCTCAACGGCGCCTCCATCTACATCGCGGCCAAGCGCGGCCAGGACAAGATCAAGGACGACCGCGGCGAGCCGATGGTTCGCGACATCCAGCACGGGCCTATCCCGGCCGGACCGGCCGGCTCCTGGGGCTACCACGTGGCCTTCTCCCATGCGGTGATGAAGTATTCGAAGAACGAGAAGCTGGCCAAGGACTTCCTCAAATGGCTCCACGGTAAGGAGCAGTTCGGCAAGTGGTTCGAGGTGGCCGAGGGCTTCTCAGTCGGCTCCACCAAGCACTGGGAGAAGCACCCGCTGTGGGACCGGATCGACCCGCCGATGAAGGGCTACCGCACCGCCGCCGGCGCCTCCCGCATGATCGGCTACGCGGGCCCACCCTCGGCCAGGGCCACCGAGGTGTACTCCAAGTACATCATCGTCGACATGTACGCCAAGGCCGTCCAGGGCATGAAGGCGGAAGACGCGGTGAAGTGGGCGGCCGACCAACTCAAGAAGATCTATGGGTAA
- a CDS encoding carbohydrate ABC transporter permease: MVTERRWKKWVFFYIPLTLFIIGTLFPFYWMFITAIRPDAELYRSWRAEQNAPFWTLHPTLAHFQDLMAKTTFPTWLWNTFFIAVASTGISLFCGLLAGYALARLRFPMAGTLGTSIFVTYLVPPTLLFIPLADIIRNFQLGNTPWALILTYPTFLIPFCTWLLMGYFKTIPKELEECARIDGASRFGAMVRIIFPIAVPGILSAGIFAFTLSWNEFIYALVFLSSPERKTVPVGVVSELIRGDIYFWGQLMAGALLGSVPVALVYSFFVEYYVTGLTGSVKG; the protein is encoded by the coding sequence GTGGTGACCGAGCGCCGGTGGAAGAAGTGGGTGTTCTTCTACATCCCGCTCACGCTGTTCATCATCGGGACCCTCTTCCCCTTCTACTGGATGTTCATCACCGCCATCCGCCCCGACGCCGAGCTCTACCGCTCCTGGCGGGCCGAGCAGAACGCGCCCTTCTGGACGCTCCACCCGACGCTGGCCCACTTCCAGGACCTGATGGCCAAGACCACCTTCCCCACCTGGCTCTGGAACACGTTCTTCATCGCGGTGGCCTCCACCGGGATCTCCCTCTTCTGCGGGCTGCTGGCCGGCTACGCGCTGGCGCGCCTGCGCTTCCCCATGGCCGGAACGCTGGGGACCTCCATCTTCGTGACGTACCTGGTGCCGCCGACGCTGCTGTTCATCCCGCTGGCCGACATCATCCGCAACTTCCAGCTCGGCAACACGCCCTGGGCCCTGATTCTCACCTACCCGACCTTCCTGATCCCGTTTTGCACCTGGCTCTTGATGGGTTACTTCAAGACGATCCCCAAGGAGCTGGAAGAGTGCGCCCGCATCGACGGCGCCTCGCGCTTCGGGGCCATGGTGCGGATCATCTTCCCCATTGCCGTGCCCGGCATCCTCTCCGCCGGCATCTTCGCGTTCACGCTGTCCTGGAACGAGTTCATCTACGCCCTGGTCTTCCTCTCGTCGCCCGAGCGCAAGACCGTGCCGGTGGGCGTCGTCTCGGAGCTGATCCGGGGCGACATCTACTTCTGGGGACAGCTGATGGCGGGGGCGCTGCTCGGCTCGGTGCCGGTGGCGCTGGTGTACTCGTTCTTCGTGGAGTACTACGTCACGGGGCTGACAGGCTCGGTGAAGGGATAA
- a CDS encoding extracellular solute-binding protein, giving the protein MKRQNLDRRQFLKVSGAAAGILAVGRAPAFAQGTKLHLVRWVDFIPEADVELKTRQMPEASKALGAEIQLETINANDVQPRITAAIQSRSGADIFHLFYNWPQLYQSALVDVSDLAEKVAKEQGGFYGVFTPSFRVGGRWLGMPHSIVGNAIAYRRSWFREVGLDQFPKTWDELRKAAASLKKKGKPYGQTLGHTFGDAPTWAYPLLWSFGGAETDQSGKKVAINSKGAVESVKYMQALWKEGCDEGGLAWDDTNNNRAFHAGDICATLNGASIYIVAKRQKDKIKDEKGEPMFQDIDHAIYPLAGGVGQYPLYFSNGHGIMKYSKNQKLAKDFLAWLHRKENFEKWFQVCEGYSVAATTTWEKHPMWEKIDKPLQMFRTAARSTRIFGHAGPSTGKATEAFSKYIIVDMFAKAVQGMKAEDAVKWAEGELKKIYEG; this is encoded by the coding sequence ATGAAGAGGCAGAACCTGGATCGGCGTCAGTTCCTGAAGGTTTCCGGCGCGGCCGCGGGAATCCTGGCCGTCGGGCGAGCCCCCGCCTTCGCCCAGGGCACCAAGCTCCACCTCGTCCGCTGGGTCGACTTCATTCCGGAGGCCGACGTCGAGCTGAAGACACGGCAGATGCCGGAAGCCTCCAAGGCCCTGGGGGCCGAGATCCAGCTGGAGACGATCAATGCCAACGACGTTCAGCCCCGCATCACCGCCGCCATCCAGTCGCGGAGCGGCGCCGACATCTTCCACCTCTTCTATAACTGGCCCCAGCTCTACCAGTCGGCGCTGGTGGACGTGAGCGACCTTGCCGAGAAGGTCGCCAAGGAGCAGGGCGGCTTCTACGGAGTGTTCACGCCCTCCTTCAGGGTGGGCGGGCGCTGGCTCGGCATGCCGCACTCCATCGTCGGCAACGCGATCGCCTACCGGCGCTCCTGGTTCCGGGAGGTCGGCCTCGACCAGTTCCCCAAGACCTGGGACGAGCTGCGCAAGGCGGCCGCGAGCCTCAAGAAAAAGGGCAAGCCCTACGGGCAGACCCTGGGCCACACCTTCGGCGATGCGCCCACCTGGGCCTACCCACTACTGTGGTCGTTCGGGGGCGCCGAGACCGATCAGAGCGGCAAGAAGGTCGCCATCAACTCCAAGGGGGCTGTTGAGTCGGTGAAGTACATGCAGGCGCTCTGGAAGGAGGGCTGCGACGAGGGCGGCCTGGCCTGGGACGACACCAACAACAACCGGGCCTTCCACGCCGGCGACATCTGCGCCACGCTCAACGGCGCGTCCATTTACATCGTGGCCAAGCGCCAGAAGGACAAGATCAAGGACGAGAAGGGCGAGCCGATGTTCCAGGACATCGACCACGCCATCTACCCGCTGGCCGGCGGCGTCGGGCAGTACCCGCTCTACTTCTCGAACGGCCACGGCATCATGAAGTACTCGAAGAACCAGAAGCTGGCCAAGGACTTCCTGGCCTGGCTCCACCGGAAGGAAAACTTCGAGAAGTGGTTCCAGGTCTGCGAGGGGTACAGCGTGGCGGCGACTACCACGTGGGAGAAACACCCGATGTGGGAGAAGATCGACAAGCCGCTCCAGATGTTCCGCACCGCCGCCCGCAGCACCCGGATCTTCGGCCACGCCGGGCCCTCGACGGGCAAGGCCACGGAGGCGTTTTCCAAGTACATCATCGTGGACATGTTTGCCAAGGCCGTGCAGGGCATGAAGGCCGAGGATGCCGTGAAATGGGCCGAGGGCGAACTGAAGAAGATCTACGAGGGCTAG
- the ugpC gene encoding sn-glycerol-3-phosphate ABC transporter ATP-binding protein UgpC, translating to MAQVLMKDLNKKYDEVHAVKDVNLHIRDKEFMVLVGPSGCGKSTTLRMVAGLEEITSGEISIGDRIVNDLPPKDRDIAMVFQNYALYPHMTVYDNMAFGLKMRKFPKPEIQKRVQDAAEILGIQELLKRKPRQLSGGQRQRVAVGRAIVRHPQVFLFDEPLSNLDAKLRVQMRVELKKLHDRLETTAIYVTHDQVEAMTLGDRVVVMKDGWIQQVGEPLELYGKPRNRFVAGFIGSPAMNFIETTVTENNGSLWVAAPGLRLKVAPPCVARLGPKKGQPVILGIRPEDLRLAVGTDPVDITSEAVVDVVEPLGSEILLDIKVGPSPMVLRVDPSVRVKQHEKIRVAFVPERTHFFDTKTEEALQ from the coding sequence ATGGCGCAGGTCCTCATGAAAGACCTGAACAAGAAGTACGACGAAGTCCACGCCGTGAAGGACGTGAACCTTCACATCCGCGACAAGGAGTTCATGGTCCTGGTCGGCCCCTCGGGCTGCGGCAAGTCCACCACCCTCCGGATGGTAGCGGGCCTGGAGGAGATCACCTCGGGCGAGATCTCGATCGGCGACCGGATCGTCAACGACCTGCCGCCCAAGGACCGCGACATCGCCATGGTCTTCCAGAACTATGCGCTGTACCCGCACATGACCGTCTACGACAACATGGCCTTCGGGCTCAAGATGCGGAAGTTCCCCAAGCCCGAGATCCAGAAGCGGGTGCAGGATGCCGCCGAGATCCTCGGCATCCAGGAGCTGCTCAAGCGCAAGCCCCGCCAGCTCTCGGGCGGCCAGCGGCAGCGCGTAGCCGTCGGCCGCGCCATCGTCCGCCACCCCCAGGTCTTCCTCTTCGACGAGCCGCTCTCGAACCTCGACGCCAAGCTGCGGGTGCAGATGCGCGTGGAGCTGAAGAAGCTGCACGACCGGCTGGAGACGACGGCGATCTACGTCACCCACGACCAGGTGGAAGCCATGACCCTCGGCGACCGCGTCGTGGTCATGAAGGACGGCTGGATCCAGCAGGTGGGCGAGCCGCTCGAGCTCTACGGGAAGCCGCGCAACCGGTTCGTGGCGGGCTTCATCGGTTCCCCCGCCATGAACTTCATCGAGACCACGGTCACCGAGAACAACGGCTCCTTGTGGGTGGCGGCGCCGGGCCTCCGGCTGAAGGTGGCGCCGCCGTGTGTGGCGCGGCTCGGGCCGAAGAAGGGGCAGCCCGTCATCCTGGGGATCCGGCCGGAGGACCTGCGCCTGGCCGTGGGCACCGACCCCGTGGACATCACCAGCGAGGCCGTGGTCGACGTCGTGGAGCCGCTGGGCTCGGAGATCCTGCTCGACATCAAGGTGGGGCCGAGCCCGATGGTGCTGCGGGTCGACCCCAGCGTGCGCGTGAAGCAGCACGAGAAGATCCGGGTGGCCTTCGTGCCGGAGCGCACCCACTTCTTCGACACCAAGACGGAAGAAGCGCTCCAGTAG